The Coffea eugenioides isolate CCC68of chromosome 8, Ceug_1.0, whole genome shotgun sequence genome has a segment encoding these proteins:
- the LOC113780967 gene encoding acyl-protein thioesterase 1 homolog 1-like isoform X1: MLGKIQCQKGIMFHIHICRQCMVINRGGRDLIFCTLQVLLVFIVAVASFTLWGFVQLQDELQWLQHRFCQTTGRTFEFGRTHVVRPRGKHQATIVWLHGLGDKGASWSQLLESLPLPNIKWICPTAPTRPVAALGGFPCTAWFDVGDIAEDTSYDLEGLDASAAHVANLLSTEPADIKLGIGGFSMGAATALYSATCHALGQYLNGNLYQVNLNSVVGLSGWLPCSGMLRNRIEGSVTAVRRAASLPILLCHGSGDDVVAYAHGEKSARTLSSSGFQNLTFRKYDGLGHYTIPEETDEVCRWLISMLELDGS, encoded by the exons ATGCTAGGAAAAATCCAATGCCAAAAAGGAATCATGTTCCATATTCACATTTGCAGACAATGCATGGTTATAAATAGAGGTGGCCGTGACTTGATTTTCTGCACATTGCAGGTGCTTCTTGTATTTATAGTTGCAGTAGCTAGCTTTACCTTGTGGGGTTTTGTACAACTTCAAGATGAGCTTCAGTGGCTCCAGCATAGATTCTG CCAAACAACAGGGCGGACATTTGAATTTGGAAGGACTCATGTTGTTCGGCCCAGAGGGAAACACCAAGCAACTATAGTTTGGCTGCATGGCCTTGGCGATAAGGGGGCGAG CTGGTCACAGCTTCTTGAAAGTCTTCCCCTACCCAAT ATAAAATGGATATGCCCAACTGCTCCTACGCGTCCAGTTGCAGCACTTGGTGGTTTTCCATGCACTGCTT GGTTTGATGTAGGAGATATTGCAGAAGATACATCTTATGATTTGGAGGGTTTAGATGCATCTGCTGCACATGTTGCGAATCTCTTGTCAACTGAACCTGCTGATA TTAAACTTGGTATTGGGGGTTTTAGTATGGGTGCTGCAACAGCTCTCTACTCTGCTACATGTCATGCTCTAGGACAATATCTAAATGGAAACTTGTACCAGGTCAACCTCAACTCAGTTGTTGGTCTTAGTGGCTGGCTTCCATGTTCAGG GATGCTGAGGAACCGGATAGAAGGATCAGTCACAGCTGTGAGGCGTGCAGCTTCATTGCCTATTTTGCTCTGCCATGGCTCTG GTGATGATGTGGTGGCATATGCACATGGAGAGAAATCTGCACGAACCCTTAGTTCATCCGGCTTTCAGAACCTCACATTCAGAAAATATGATGG GCTTGGTCACTATACTATCCCTGAAGAAACAGATGAAGTTTGCCGGTGGCTCATTTCAATGTTGGAACTTGATGGATCGTAA
- the LOC113779280 gene encoding peptidyl-prolyl cis-trans isomerase CYP95-like isoform X1 — protein MSKHKPLVFLDVSIDGDPFERMIFELFTDVAPKTAENFRALCTGEEGESSRAKRPLHYKGTFFHRIIKGSWAKAGDLLRRDGNYGESIYGDKFPDEPPKLKHDGPGLLSMAIADRDERGSQFILTFKADHHLDRKCVVFGKLVHGNEVLKKIENTGDEDGRPSVTVKIVNCGELHWDKRKLHKLKQGKDVSPEANSHELRRKAKHKKSSKERRKRRRKHYSSESDTSSDDDTESSESDSDSDSDRTSSTYDSSSSDDRRRKRKRSKRDKHRRGKKDRRREKRRKRRDKKSKRKSRRASDSLSGSETGSESGSKDNDGEAQVLARKPKNFERNQSPPVEEGEAALVRENRGGSTDMFEGEEGEFPKENGEPQSNGIGVETRSQKNADKQPDLVDDHPDKSRSRSMSSKRTMSKSMSISPKRSSSGGRSVSRKRSMSRSRSASISDQRQLRRSRSITPVRSASSRSPARSVSRSPVRSKRGVSRSVSPPVRAQTRRSSSPSASPPRRPTRSPPRTSSRRSSYKSASRSPVRSSRRSLSRSPSQRRKSVSRSPVRLTRRSVSRSSGKAPSKRSPSRSSGRAPSRNNRRSYSRSPRSGIRRVRSPVSDRRRSSSSPSGGESPKRVRRGRGFSERYSYVRRYRSRSPDRSPVRSYRYGGRSDRDRYPSYRRSPRRYRSPPRGRTPPRYRGRRSRSRSRSVSHSPIRYRRRYSRSPVRSRSPVDRYRGSPRVERRRSPSRSRSVSESESSLASQSPKRVSKEKSRSSSGSPPGRPGLVSYGDGSPDSGRD, from the exons ATGAGTAAACACAAGCCTTTGGTGTTTTTGGACGTGTCTATTGATGGTGACCCTTTTGAGAGAATGATATTCGAG CTTTTCACCGATGTTGCTCCAAAGACTGCTGAAAATTTTCGTGCACTTTGTACAG GGGAGGAAGGCGAAAGTTCAAGAGCTAAGAGACCCCTCCATTACAAAGGAACTTTCTTCCATAGGATTATTAAAGGATCCTGGGCTAAG GCTGGTGATTTGCTTAGACGAGATG GTAATTATGGAGAAAGTATATATGGTGACAAATTTCCAG ATGAGCCTCCTAAGCTAAAACATGACGGGCCTGGTCTTCTATCAATGGCGATTGCTGATCGTGATGAACGCGGCTCACAGTTCATTCTAACATTTAAAGCTGATCATCATCTCGACAG GAAATGCGTTGTGTTCGGGAAACTTGTGCATGGGAATGAAGTTCTGAAGAAGATTGAAAATACTGGAGATGAAGATGGCAGACCTTCTGTAACTGTGAAGATAGTCAATTGTGGTGAACTACACTGGG ACAAGAGGAAGCTGCATAAACTGAAACAGGGAAAGGATGTTTCTCCTGAGGCCAACAGTCATGAACTTCGGCGCAAGGCGAAGCACAAAAAATCATccaaggagagaagaaaaaggaGGAGGAAACATTATAGTTCGGAATCAGATACTAGCTCAGATGATGACACTGAATCTAGTGAATCCGATAGTGATTCAGATTCTGATAGAACATCATCCACATATGATAGCTCCTCAAGTGATGACAGGCGGCGCAAGAGGAAGAGATCCAAGAGAGACAAACATAGGCGTGGAAAGAAGGATAGGCGGAGGGAAAAAAGGCGCAAGAGACGTGATAAGAAATCAAAGCGCAAATCAAGAAG GGCATCAGATAGTCTTTCGGGGAGTGAGACCGGAAGCGAAAGTGGTTCTAAAGATAATGATGGTGAGGCTCAAGTGTTGGCCAGGAAGCCTAAAAACTTCG AAAGAAATCAATCTCCTCCAGTTGAGGAGGGTGAAGCTGCTTTAGTTCGTGAAAATAGAGGGGGGTCAACTGACATGTTTGAAGGGGAAGAGGGTGAATTTCCTAAAGAGAATGGAGAGCCTCAAAGCAATGGGATTGGAGTTGAAACTAGATCTCAGAAAAATGCAGATAAACAACCTGATTTAGTGGACGACCACCCTGACAAATCTAG GAGCCGAAGCATGAGTTCTAAAAGAACAATGAGCAAGAGCATGAGCATTAGTCCTAAGAGGAGTTCAAGTGGAGGTCGGAGTGTTAGCCGCAAACGCAGTATGAGCAGGAGTCGAAGTGCTAGCATCAGCGATCAGCGGCAATTACGAAGGAGCAGGAGTATTACCCCTGTTAGAAGTGCTAGCAGCAGGAGCCCTGCTAGAAGTGTGAGTAGAAGTCCAGTGAGGAGCAAAAGAGGAGTAAGTCGCAGTGTGAGTCCTCCAGTGAGAGCCCAGACACGGAGAAGCAGCAGTCCCTCAGCATCTCCACCTAGGAGGCCTACTCGGAGTCCACCTAGAACATCATCTAGGAGGTCTTCATACAAATCAGCAAGTAGAAGTCCAGTCAGATCTTCTCGGAGGAGTTTAAGTAGAAGCCCTTCTCAGCGTCGAAAGAGTGTGAGCAGAAGTCCTGTCCGTTTAACTCGCAGGAGTGTCAGCAGAAGCTCTGGGAAGGCCCCTTCTAAGCGAAGTCCAAGCCGGAGTTCAGGTAGGGCACCCAGCAGAAACAATCGCCGCAGCTATTCAAGAAGTCCTAGAAGTGGAATCCGTAGGGTAAGGTCACCTGTTTCTGATCGTCGCCGAAGCTCATCAAGTCCCTCTGGAGGGGAATCCCCCAAGCGTGTTAGGAGGGGGAGGGGCTTCAGTGAGCGATACTCTTATGTACGCAGATACAGGAGCCGTTCTCCAGATAGGTCACCTGTACGGTCCTACAGATATGGTGGGCGAAGTGACCGTGACAG ATATCCGAGCTATAGAAGATCCCCTAGGCGCTACAGGAGTCCGCCAAGAGGAAGAACTCCTCCAAG ATACAGAGGAAGGAGAAGTAGGAGCCGCAGTCGCAGTGTATCTCATAGTCCAATTCGTTATCGCCGTCGCTACAGCCGTAGCCCTGTTCGCAGCCGATCACCTGTGGATAGATACCGTGGATCACCACGTGTGGAGAGGCGGCGTTCACCTTCTAGGAGTAGGAGCGTATCAGAATCGGAATCATCTCTGGCCTCACAATCTCCAAAGCGGGTTAGCAAAGAGAAGTCAAGGTCCTCCTCTGGGAGTCCCCCAGGGAGGCCAGGCCTGGTTTCATATGGTGATGGCTCTCCCGACTCAGGTCGGGATTAA
- the LOC113780967 gene encoding acyl-protein thioesterase 1 homolog 1-like isoform X2 yields MSFSGSSIDSGSQTTGRTFEFGRTHVVRPRGKHQATIVWLHGLGDKGASWSQLLESLPLPNIKWICPTAPTRPVAALGGFPCTAWFDVGDIAEDTSYDLEGLDASAAHVANLLSTEPADIKLGIGGFSMGAATALYSATCHALGQYLNGNLYQVNLNSVVGLSGWLPCSGMLRNRIEGSVTAVRRAASLPILLCHGSGDDVVAYAHGEKSARTLSSSGFQNLTFRKYDGLGHYTIPEETDEVCRWLISMLELDGS; encoded by the exons ATGAGCTTCAGTGGCTCCAGCATAGATTCTG GTAGCCAAACAACAGGGCGGACATTTGAATTTGGAAGGACTCATGTTGTTCGGCCCAGAGGGAAACACCAAGCAACTATAGTTTGGCTGCATGGCCTTGGCGATAAGGGGGCGAG CTGGTCACAGCTTCTTGAAAGTCTTCCCCTACCCAAT ATAAAATGGATATGCCCAACTGCTCCTACGCGTCCAGTTGCAGCACTTGGTGGTTTTCCATGCACTGCTT GGTTTGATGTAGGAGATATTGCAGAAGATACATCTTATGATTTGGAGGGTTTAGATGCATCTGCTGCACATGTTGCGAATCTCTTGTCAACTGAACCTGCTGATA TTAAACTTGGTATTGGGGGTTTTAGTATGGGTGCTGCAACAGCTCTCTACTCTGCTACATGTCATGCTCTAGGACAATATCTAAATGGAAACTTGTACCAGGTCAACCTCAACTCAGTTGTTGGTCTTAGTGGCTGGCTTCCATGTTCAGG GATGCTGAGGAACCGGATAGAAGGATCAGTCACAGCTGTGAGGCGTGCAGCTTCATTGCCTATTTTGCTCTGCCATGGCTCTG GTGATGATGTGGTGGCATATGCACATGGAGAGAAATCTGCACGAACCCTTAGTTCATCCGGCTTTCAGAACCTCACATTCAGAAAATATGATGG GCTTGGTCACTATACTATCCCTGAAGAAACAGATGAAGTTTGCCGGTGGCTCATTTCAATGTTGGAACTTGATGGATCGTAA
- the LOC113780644 gene encoding uncharacterized protein LOC113780644 — translation MSSLRIREAIVECLDEIRSDSRENQLKALQTLVSITKVNPQNRNLLAQTDGAISILLSLSKSASPAVETLALTILFNLSLNPNLKQSLAEMENIIYLNSAILAPASAESSKLAASFLCSLAMLDKNKAKFGVARTIQVLVSAISSRSHGPASHHLLSSLAELVQFHGNCTVAVRSGAVPMLLKFAGNRDGEDLAGTSLAILCLLARFEEGLSALRKTDEIVGSMLEVLKGRCMLSKEGAADILIRLFDESEGCIRDALRLPDFLTVLADVSVRGSGRAREKAGSLMKKMMEVNLDSHVDGKYLMHQW, via the coding sequence ATGTCTTCGCTTCGTATCCGCGAAGCCATTGTCGAGTGTCTCGATGAAATCCGATCTGATTCAAGAGAGAATCAGCTAAAGGCTCTGCAAACTTTGGTAAGCATCACAAAAGTTAATCCTCAAAACAGGAATTTATTAGCACAAACAGATGGTGCCATCTCTATTCTTCTTTCCCTATCCAAATCTGCCTCCCCAGCGGTTGAAACTCTGGCTCTGACCATCCTGTTCAATCTCTCCCTGAACCCTAATCTGAAGCAATCGTTGGCAGAGATGGAAAACATAATCTACCTCAACTCTGCCATCCTGGCCCCTGCTTCTGCAGAATCCAGCAAATTAGCAGCCTCATTTTTATGTAGCCTAGCAATGTTGGACAAAAACAAGGCAAAGTTTGGAGTTGCCCGCACCATTCAGGTTCTAGTAAGCGCAATTTCTTCACGATCACACGGTCCGGCTTCTCATCACCTTCTTAGTTCTCTTGCTGAACTTGTGCAGTTCCACGGCAACTGTACAGTGGCAGTACGGTCAGGTGCTGTTCCAATGCTACTCAAATTCGCAGGGAATAGAGATGGTGAGGATCTCGCTGGCACTTCCCTGGCGATTTTGTGCCTGCTCGCGAGGTTTGAAGAGGGATTGAGTGCTTTGAGAAAGACTGATGAGATTGTTGGATCAATGCTGGAAGTTTTGAAAGGTAGATGCATGTTGAGTAAGGAAGGTGCAGCTGATATTCTTATTAGACTGTTTGATGAAAGTGAGGGATGCATAAGGGATGCTTTAAGATTGCCTGATTTCTTGACAGTTCTAGCTGATGTTTCCGTGAGGGGTTCTGGTAGAGCTCGAGAAAAGGCTGGTTCattgatgaagaagatgatggagGTTAATTTAGATAGCCATGTAGATGGTAAATATTTGATGCATCAATGGTGA
- the LOC113779280 gene encoding peptidyl-prolyl cis-trans isomerase CYP95-like isoform X2, giving the protein MILDNCFLSYNDEPPKLKHDGPGLLSMAIADRDERGSQFILTFKADHHLDRKCVVFGKLVHGNEVLKKIENTGDEDGRPSVTVKIVNCGELHWDKRKLHKLKQGKDVSPEANSHELRRKAKHKKSSKERRKRRRKHYSSESDTSSDDDTESSESDSDSDSDRTSSTYDSSSSDDRRRKRKRSKRDKHRRGKKDRRREKRRKRRDKKSKRKSRRASDSLSGSETGSESGSKDNDGEAQVLARKPKNFERNQSPPVEEGEAALVRENRGGSTDMFEGEEGEFPKENGEPQSNGIGVETRSQKNADKQPDLVDDHPDKSRSRSMSSKRTMSKSMSISPKRSSSGGRSVSRKRSMSRSRSASISDQRQLRRSRSITPVRSASSRSPARSVSRSPVRSKRGVSRSVSPPVRAQTRRSSSPSASPPRRPTRSPPRTSSRRSSYKSASRSPVRSSRRSLSRSPSQRRKSVSRSPVRLTRRSVSRSSGKAPSKRSPSRSSGRAPSRNNRRSYSRSPRSGIRRVRSPVSDRRRSSSSPSGGESPKRVRRGRGFSERYSYVRRYRSRSPDRSPVRSYRYGGRSDRDRYPSYRRSPRRYRSPPRGRTPPRYRGRRSRSRSRSVSHSPIRYRRRYSRSPVRSRSPVDRYRGSPRVERRRSPSRSRSVSESESSLASQSPKRVSKEKSRSSSGSPPGRPGLVSYGDGSPDSGRD; this is encoded by the exons ATGATATTGGACAATTGTTTTCTCTCTTACAATG ATGAGCCTCCTAAGCTAAAACATGACGGGCCTGGTCTTCTATCAATGGCGATTGCTGATCGTGATGAACGCGGCTCACAGTTCATTCTAACATTTAAAGCTGATCATCATCTCGACAG GAAATGCGTTGTGTTCGGGAAACTTGTGCATGGGAATGAAGTTCTGAAGAAGATTGAAAATACTGGAGATGAAGATGGCAGACCTTCTGTAACTGTGAAGATAGTCAATTGTGGTGAACTACACTGGG ACAAGAGGAAGCTGCATAAACTGAAACAGGGAAAGGATGTTTCTCCTGAGGCCAACAGTCATGAACTTCGGCGCAAGGCGAAGCACAAAAAATCATccaaggagagaagaaaaaggaGGAGGAAACATTATAGTTCGGAATCAGATACTAGCTCAGATGATGACACTGAATCTAGTGAATCCGATAGTGATTCAGATTCTGATAGAACATCATCCACATATGATAGCTCCTCAAGTGATGACAGGCGGCGCAAGAGGAAGAGATCCAAGAGAGACAAACATAGGCGTGGAAAGAAGGATAGGCGGAGGGAAAAAAGGCGCAAGAGACGTGATAAGAAATCAAAGCGCAAATCAAGAAG GGCATCAGATAGTCTTTCGGGGAGTGAGACCGGAAGCGAAAGTGGTTCTAAAGATAATGATGGTGAGGCTCAAGTGTTGGCCAGGAAGCCTAAAAACTTCG AAAGAAATCAATCTCCTCCAGTTGAGGAGGGTGAAGCTGCTTTAGTTCGTGAAAATAGAGGGGGGTCAACTGACATGTTTGAAGGGGAAGAGGGTGAATTTCCTAAAGAGAATGGAGAGCCTCAAAGCAATGGGATTGGAGTTGAAACTAGATCTCAGAAAAATGCAGATAAACAACCTGATTTAGTGGACGACCACCCTGACAAATCTAG GAGCCGAAGCATGAGTTCTAAAAGAACAATGAGCAAGAGCATGAGCATTAGTCCTAAGAGGAGTTCAAGTGGAGGTCGGAGTGTTAGCCGCAAACGCAGTATGAGCAGGAGTCGAAGTGCTAGCATCAGCGATCAGCGGCAATTACGAAGGAGCAGGAGTATTACCCCTGTTAGAAGTGCTAGCAGCAGGAGCCCTGCTAGAAGTGTGAGTAGAAGTCCAGTGAGGAGCAAAAGAGGAGTAAGTCGCAGTGTGAGTCCTCCAGTGAGAGCCCAGACACGGAGAAGCAGCAGTCCCTCAGCATCTCCACCTAGGAGGCCTACTCGGAGTCCACCTAGAACATCATCTAGGAGGTCTTCATACAAATCAGCAAGTAGAAGTCCAGTCAGATCTTCTCGGAGGAGTTTAAGTAGAAGCCCTTCTCAGCGTCGAAAGAGTGTGAGCAGAAGTCCTGTCCGTTTAACTCGCAGGAGTGTCAGCAGAAGCTCTGGGAAGGCCCCTTCTAAGCGAAGTCCAAGCCGGAGTTCAGGTAGGGCACCCAGCAGAAACAATCGCCGCAGCTATTCAAGAAGTCCTAGAAGTGGAATCCGTAGGGTAAGGTCACCTGTTTCTGATCGTCGCCGAAGCTCATCAAGTCCCTCTGGAGGGGAATCCCCCAAGCGTGTTAGGAGGGGGAGGGGCTTCAGTGAGCGATACTCTTATGTACGCAGATACAGGAGCCGTTCTCCAGATAGGTCACCTGTACGGTCCTACAGATATGGTGGGCGAAGTGACCGTGACAG ATATCCGAGCTATAGAAGATCCCCTAGGCGCTACAGGAGTCCGCCAAGAGGAAGAACTCCTCCAAG ATACAGAGGAAGGAGAAGTAGGAGCCGCAGTCGCAGTGTATCTCATAGTCCAATTCGTTATCGCCGTCGCTACAGCCGTAGCCCTGTTCGCAGCCGATCACCTGTGGATAGATACCGTGGATCACCACGTGTGGAGAGGCGGCGTTCACCTTCTAGGAGTAGGAGCGTATCAGAATCGGAATCATCTCTGGCCTCACAATCTCCAAAGCGGGTTAGCAAAGAGAAGTCAAGGTCCTCCTCTGGGAGTCCCCCAGGGAGGCCAGGCCTGGTTTCATATGGTGATGGCTCTCCCGACTCAGGTCGGGATTAA